The proteins below come from a single Zhouia spongiae genomic window:
- a CDS encoding formimidoylglutamase: MRTYFVTYQLKTINKYISHRKGEVKIGEKFKFVEGKSPLEEEIKASKSKYVIFGIPEDYGVQANHGRPGAVSAWEATLRSLLNVQQNSYNKGGKILLLGHFDFSNEAANINFSEPELPKKLQSVINRIDKEVTYLVNVIVSNGKIPIVIGGGHNNAYGIIKGCALAHAKPVNVINIDAHTDFRTTDLRHSGNGFSYAFDEGFLNKYFIFGLHENYTSKEIFNKLDDEDERIQYNTLESIAIRRERDLAGEADRALSFVQDEHFGLEIDCDAIINIPSSAMTPSGLAVNDTRYLTHKFSRNENIQYLHICEAAPDSDKKSDMILVGKLISYLITDFIKK, from the coding sequence ATGCGTACATACTTTGTTACTTATCAACTAAAGACTATAAATAAATATATAAGTCATCGCAAAGGGGAAGTCAAGATTGGTGAAAAATTTAAATTTGTCGAAGGTAAATCTCCTCTTGAAGAAGAAATAAAAGCCTCTAAATCCAAATATGTGATTTTTGGGATTCCCGAAGATTATGGCGTTCAGGCTAATCACGGACGGCCCGGAGCCGTTAGCGCCTGGGAAGCAACCCTGAGGTCGTTGCTTAACGTTCAACAAAACAGCTATAATAAAGGAGGTAAGATCCTTTTACTGGGACATTTTGATTTCTCGAATGAAGCAGCTAATATAAATTTCTCAGAACCTGAACTTCCCAAAAAGTTACAGAGCGTAATTAATCGTATCGATAAAGAAGTTACTTACCTGGTAAATGTCATCGTAAGCAATGGTAAAATCCCGATTGTCATAGGAGGCGGACATAACAATGCTTACGGTATTATAAAAGGTTGTGCACTGGCCCATGCCAAACCCGTAAATGTCATCAATATTGATGCGCATACAGATTTCAGGACTACTGATTTACGACATAGCGGCAACGGTTTTTCTTATGCCTTTGATGAAGGGTTCTTAAATAAGTACTTTATCTTCGGGCTTCACGAAAATTATACTTCAAAGGAAATATTCAACAAGCTTGATGATGAAGATGAAAGAATTCAATATAACACTCTGGAGTCTATCGCCATTAGAAGGGAAAGGGATCTTGCCGGGGAAGCAGACCGTGCCTTATCTTTTGTTCAAGATGAACATTTTGGACTGGAAATTGATTGCGATGCCATTATTAATATTCCTTCAAGTGCCATGACCCCTTCGGGCTTGGCTGTTAATGACACACGTTATTTGACCCATAAATTTAGCCGAAACGAAAACATACAATACCTGCATATTTGTGAAGCGGCACCAGATTCAGATAAAAAGAGTGATATGATACTTGTTGGTAAATTGATCAGTTATCTTATTACGGACTTTATTAAAAAATAA
- the aceB gene encoding malate synthase A, with protein sequence MEHSTLAKFSFQYDESVQQHFTEILTKEAKVFLTELHRRFNKERSDLLQRRVLEQGFFNKGKLPVFPAETKNIRKSDWKAAPIPNDLLDRRVEITGPVDRKMMINALNSGAKTFMADLEDSTSPTWNNIMEGQQNLIDAVNRTISYHDEKRNKRYVLNDDIATLIVRPRGLHLNEKHLLIDGEAMSGSLADFGLYFFHNAKSLLEQGSAPYFYLPKLEHYMEARWWNQVFLFAQDYLGIPEGTIKATVLIETITASFQLDEIVYELKEHMAGLNCGRWDYIFSYIKKLRNQPGFIVPDRDQVTMTTPFMESYSKLVIQKCHKRGVHAIGGMAAQIPIKNDEKANELAFKKVYADKIREVKNGHDGTWVAHPGLVKLATDVFDAHMPGAHQIDKRRDEIVITEADLVKIPEGSITEEGIRKNINVGILYIENWLRGNGAVALYHLMEDAATAEISRTQVWQWLHTQASLDNGKKLDEAYYDKIFEDEIKKLKQQVGEANFDQGKYKTAIALFGKLVKADDFEEFLTIPAYKYL encoded by the coding sequence ATGGAACATTCTACACTTGCCAAATTCAGCTTTCAGTATGATGAAAGTGTTCAACAGCATTTTACGGAGATACTAACAAAAGAGGCTAAGGTCTTTTTAACCGAGCTACACAGAAGATTTAATAAAGAACGATCGGATCTTTTGCAAAGAAGGGTATTGGAGCAGGGGTTTTTCAATAAAGGAAAGCTTCCTGTTTTTCCGGCAGAAACCAAAAACATAAGAAAATCAGATTGGAAAGCCGCGCCGATACCGAACGATCTTTTAGACAGACGTGTCGAGATTACAGGGCCGGTAGACCGTAAGATGATGATCAATGCCCTTAATTCGGGAGCTAAGACATTTATGGCCGATTTAGAGGACAGTACTTCTCCGACATGGAATAACATCATGGAGGGACAGCAAAACCTGATAGATGCCGTAAACAGAACGATTTCGTACCATGACGAAAAGAGGAACAAGCGCTATGTACTCAATGACGATATAGCTACTCTGATCGTACGCCCCAGAGGGCTTCATTTAAACGAGAAGCATTTGTTGATCGATGGAGAAGCAATGTCGGGAAGTCTTGCAGATTTTGGCCTTTACTTTTTTCACAATGCGAAATCATTATTGGAACAGGGGAGTGCTCCGTATTTCTATCTTCCAAAACTGGAGCACTATATGGAGGCAAGATGGTGGAATCAAGTATTCTTATTCGCTCAAGACTACTTGGGCATTCCCGAAGGAACAATAAAAGCCACGGTTTTGATCGAAACAATTACTGCAAGTTTTCAGTTAGATGAGATCGTATATGAGCTTAAAGAACATATGGCAGGTTTAAATTGTGGAAGATGGGATTATATCTTTTCGTATATCAAAAAGTTAAGAAATCAACCGGGGTTTATTGTACCGGACAGGGATCAGGTAACCATGACAACACCCTTTATGGAGTCTTATTCGAAGTTGGTCATACAAAAATGCCATAAGAGAGGTGTTCATGCAATTGGAGGGATGGCTGCACAAATTCCTATTAAAAACGATGAAAAAGCAAATGAACTGGCTTTTAAAAAAGTTTATGCAGACAAAATCAGGGAGGTTAAGAACGGACATGACGGTACCTGGGTAGCTCATCCCGGATTGGTGAAGCTGGCAACAGATGTTTTTGATGCACATATGCCGGGTGCTCACCAGATCGATAAAAGAAGAGATGAAATTGTGATTACAGAAGCTGACCTGGTAAAAATACCGGAAGGAAGCATCACCGAAGAGGGCATCAGGAAGAACATCAATGTAGGGATTCTTTACATAGAGAATTGGTTGAGGGGTAATGGTGCGGTGGCTTTATATCATCTTATGGAGGATGCTGCCACAGCTGAAATATCAAGAACGCAGGTATGGCAATGGTTACACACCCAAGCTTCTTTGGACAATGGTAAAAAGCTTGATGAAGCTTATTATGACAAGATCTTCGAGGATGAAATTAAAAAATTGAAACAACAGGTTGGCGAGGCCAATTTTGATCAGGGGAAATACAAGACTGCAATAGCACTTTTCGGTAAGTTGGTAAAGGCAGATGATTTTGAAGAGTTTTTAACGATTCCGGCCTATAAATATTTATAA
- a CDS encoding bifunctional helix-turn-helix transcriptional regulator/GNAT family N-acetyltransferase, with translation MEFNIDKEIGLGSRLKRTSDLMMKEIREVYLHYSYDFDPYLFPVFAIINKNEEITTKDICETLSVSQPAITQAIYKLKIRGLIEIAADNTDKRKKNISPSVKGKSLYKSLIPLWKSMDSCVKRITHYTSDSLIEHLDKLEEILQQQKLSKMIIQYHDENKLEDIDIIRFHPKYINAFKELNLEWLKAYFVVEPYDIKILENAENHIINKGGYIFFARHNENIVGTVALIKIREGVYELSKMAVSPKHRGLKIGQKLMQYAIDFARDNKWEKLILYSNTKLENAIHIYRKYGFKEVTVEEDCVYLRCNIKMELPVQ, from the coding sequence ATGGAGTTTAATATTGATAAAGAAATTGGTTTAGGTTCGAGACTAAAACGGACCAGTGATCTTATGATGAAAGAGATCCGGGAAGTATATCTGCACTATAGTTATGATTTCGATCCTTATTTATTCCCGGTTTTTGCCATTATAAATAAAAATGAAGAAATAACTACCAAAGATATTTGTGAAACACTAAGCGTAAGTCAACCGGCCATAACACAAGCTATCTATAAATTAAAGATCAGGGGGTTAATTGAGATCGCTGCTGATAATACAGACAAACGAAAGAAAAACATTTCTCCCTCTGTAAAAGGGAAATCCCTGTATAAGAGCTTGATCCCCTTATGGAAATCTATGGATTCATGTGTAAAAAGAATAACTCATTACACTTCTGACAGCCTGATAGAACACTTAGATAAGCTTGAAGAAATATTACAACAACAGAAACTCAGCAAAATGATTATACAATACCACGATGAAAATAAACTGGAGGATATTGATATTATTCGCTTCCATCCGAAATATATCAACGCTTTCAAAGAATTGAACCTTGAATGGCTAAAAGCATATTTTGTGGTAGAGCCGTACGACATCAAAATACTGGAAAATGCAGAAAATCATATTATTAATAAAGGGGGCTATATCTTTTTCGCCAGGCATAACGAAAATATTGTGGGTACCGTAGCCCTTATTAAGATTAGAGAAGGTGTATATGAACTGAGCAAGATGGCAGTGTCACCTAAACACAGGGGGCTGAAAATCGGACAGAAACTAATGCAATATGCTATCGATTTTGCTAGGGACAATAAATGGGAGAAGCTCATTTTGTATTCAAATACAAAACTAGAAAACGCGATACATATCTACAGGAAATATGGTTTTAAAGAAGTAACTGTGGAAGAAGACTGTGTTTATTTACGTTGTAATATTAAAATGGAACTTCCTGTTCAATAA
- a CDS encoding helix-turn-helix domain-containing protein: MEEEYIRLIFGLKLKQVRTEKNLSLFGLSKLTGLSKSYLNEIEKGKKYPKTDKILLLSEALDIPYDQLVSIKLDKNLAPLGEILQSKILKEIPLNLFGIQENDLIDIIAEAPAKVNAFISTIIKIAQNYNLSRESFFLASLRSYQEAHNNYFKDIEELAVKFAEAYQINLEKTLSSSELEEILKEEYGYTINETELDKYKELDNLRCVFIPKNKILLLDGLVDEAQRTFIYAKEIAYNYLNIKERLYTFPWIQFKSFDEVLNNFYASYFAGALVIPRKTLTRELKSFFNHAEFDNSAFLKMIEGFNASPESFYQRLTNILPVDFNLKNLFFLRFTHKSKSNRFHLKKELHITHQQSPQANELNEHYCRRWVSIKTLQEIEKTNQQHVFDVQISDYVTNGNKYLVLSSATQDPFKKGYYRSISIGFLISANLKQKVNFIDNEHIETKRVGVTCETCPITDCKERMVPPVQIEKQLRYQKTAELVERLILKYSS; encoded by the coding sequence ATAGAAGAAGAATATATCAGGCTCATTTTTGGATTGAAGCTGAAACAGGTCCGTACCGAAAAGAATTTATCTCTTTTCGGGTTATCGAAACTAACCGGATTGTCCAAATCTTATTTAAACGAGATTGAAAAAGGGAAGAAATATCCTAAAACAGATAAGATATTGCTTCTTTCCGAAGCTCTTGACATCCCCTACGATCAACTCGTATCTATAAAACTGGATAAAAATCTGGCTCCTTTGGGTGAGATCTTGCAATCAAAAATCCTGAAGGAAATTCCACTAAATCTTTTTGGCATTCAAGAGAACGATCTTATTGATATTATTGCCGAGGCTCCTGCGAAAGTAAATGCTTTTATAAGCACCATCATCAAAATAGCCCAAAACTATAACTTAAGCAGGGAAAGTTTCTTTTTGGCGTCGCTGCGATCATATCAGGAGGCCCATAATAACTATTTTAAGGATATCGAGGAACTGGCAGTAAAATTTGCTGAAGCTTATCAGATCAACCTGGAAAAAACATTATCCTCATCGGAATTAGAAGAAATATTAAAAGAAGAATACGGATACACCATCAATGAAACCGAATTAGACAAATATAAAGAACTTGACAATCTAAGGTGTGTCTTCATTCCTAAAAACAAAATATTATTACTCGATGGTCTGGTAGATGAAGCGCAAAGAACTTTTATCTATGCCAAAGAAATTGCCTATAACTATTTAAATATTAAAGAACGGTTATATACTTTTCCCTGGATACAATTTAAAAGCTTCGACGAAGTTCTGAATAATTTCTATGCCTCATATTTTGCAGGTGCTTTGGTCATTCCGCGAAAAACCCTGACTCGAGAACTTAAAAGCTTTTTTAATCATGCAGAATTTGACAATAGCGCTTTTTTAAAAATGATTGAAGGTTTCAATGCTTCTCCGGAATCGTTTTACCAGCGTCTGACCAACATTTTGCCCGTTGATTTCAATCTTAAAAATCTATTCTTTTTACGATTTACCCACAAATCGAAATCAAACAGGTTTCACCTGAAGAAAGAATTGCATATTACCCACCAGCAATCGCCGCAAGCCAATGAACTGAATGAACATTATTGTCGGAGATGGGTATCTATCAAGACCCTTCAGGAGATCGAAAAAACAAACCAGCAGCATGTATTTGACGTTCAGATATCAGATTATGTTACTAATGGTAATAAATACCTGGTCTTATCATCAGCAACCCAGGACCCTTTTAAAAAAGGCTATTACAGGAGTATCAGCATAGGTTTTCTTATATCAGCCAACCTGAAGCAAAAAGTAAATTTTATTGATAACGAGCATATTGAAACTAAAAGGGTAGGCGTTACCTGCGAAACATGCCCAATTACAGATTGTAAAGAACGAATGGTACCTCCGGTACAGATTGAAAAACAGTTACGTTATCAAAAAACGGCCGAACTTGTAGAAAGACTTATATTAAAATACTCTAGCTAG
- a CDS encoding tetratricopeptide repeat-containing hybrid sensor histidine kinase/response regulator, which produces MRQIFHIIVCYTFRMLRTYICYIFYIICCSWMNAQNIDHRSKILDSLTRASEEAQLKYRLKESFEIANKVIERASEQGRSDYLARIYNVIGINYEIILDYPSAEKNYQKALYHAEQDKNTRLIGWVYNNLGNVYTDGLKNNDKGLEYYQKSLQKAKEVNDSLDILTPIINIGWTYIDNKKYENAYPYLKEAYVYIDKVGDKSSKLQISYLLGKYYSYKREDKKAENYFKKAISIGTEDDLYLDLAEVYKASSDHYKNKGELIKAFNDLEMHNLFKNKVFDEDRLKQLEVAKARFDADEYRRDLELAEKEREAQNRVLKKSKQLALFTGIGVLVLFILLMLLLASIKHIKHINKELELQNIQLEVAKEEAEKLSNVKSQFISTVSHELRTPLYGVVGLTSLLLEESKFTNKEYQYLKSLKFSGDYLLNLINDVLQLSKIESNKVVLEKTKFNIKQLGKNIINSFGFQAEQKENVLTYHFDDSIPIIVHGDSVRLSQILINLIGNAIKFTTRGEISLHMKLVSKASSKAKIEFLIKDNGKGISKEDQEQIFENFAQLDRGNNEYQGTGLGLSIVRKLVEIFDSSIALNSEPGKGSCFSFVVNFDFVEGETMDDALEELPYILGAKNRVLIVEDNKINQIVTQSILQKAKFNCTVVGNGEEAVDVLKKDHFDLVLMDLNMPKMNGMEASRLIREFNLEVPIIALTALQIDEIESNIYEHGINDIINKPYDKHEFFQIIIKNLNNKSIPS; this is translated from the coding sequence ATGAGACAAATATTTCATATTATTGTATGTTATACTTTTCGAATGTTGAGGACATATATCTGCTACATATTCTATATTATTTGTTGCTCCTGGATGAATGCTCAAAATATTGATCATCGTTCAAAAATATTGGATTCCCTGACAAGAGCATCGGAAGAAGCCCAGTTAAAATACCGTTTAAAAGAATCATTTGAAATAGCAAACAAGGTCATTGAACGTGCATCGGAACAAGGACGTTCTGACTATTTAGCCCGGATTTACAATGTTATAGGCATCAACTACGAAATAATACTGGATTACCCGAGTGCTGAAAAAAACTATCAGAAGGCCTTATATCATGCAGAACAAGACAAGAATACGAGGTTGATAGGTTGGGTTTATAATAACCTTGGGAATGTATATACTGATGGTCTTAAGAATAATGACAAGGGACTCGAATACTATCAAAAATCACTTCAAAAAGCCAAGGAAGTAAATGATTCTCTAGATATACTAACGCCGATTATAAACATAGGCTGGACCTATATAGACAATAAGAAATACGAAAATGCCTACCCATACTTAAAAGAGGCTTATGTGTATATAGATAAAGTGGGAGACAAGTCCAGTAAACTTCAGATCAGTTATTTGCTAGGGAAATATTATTCATATAAAAGGGAAGACAAAAAAGCTGAAAATTATTTTAAGAAAGCTATATCCATCGGAACCGAGGATGATTTGTATCTCGATCTGGCAGAAGTATACAAAGCGTCTTCAGATCATTATAAAAACAAAGGAGAGCTGATTAAAGCTTTTAACGACTTGGAGATGCATAACTTATTCAAGAACAAAGTGTTTGATGAAGACAGGCTGAAACAGCTGGAGGTTGCAAAAGCACGATTTGACGCTGATGAGTACCGCAGGGACCTCGAACTCGCAGAAAAAGAACGAGAGGCTCAGAACCGCGTATTAAAGAAGTCTAAGCAATTGGCACTGTTTACAGGTATCGGGGTACTGGTCCTGTTCATATTGTTAATGCTTTTACTGGCGAGTATTAAACACATTAAGCACATAAACAAAGAGCTGGAACTTCAGAATATCCAGTTGGAGGTAGCCAAGGAAGAGGCCGAAAAACTTTCTAATGTTAAATCTCAGTTTATCTCGACGGTAAGTCACGAATTAAGAACCCCGCTATACGGGGTGGTAGGATTAACATCCCTGTTACTGGAAGAATCGAAATTTACCAATAAGGAATATCAATACCTGAAATCGTTAAAGTTTTCGGGAGATTATTTATTGAATTTAATAAATGATGTACTTCAACTGAGTAAAATCGAGTCGAATAAAGTTGTTTTGGAAAAAACGAAATTCAATATAAAGCAATTAGGAAAGAACATCATCAATTCGTTTGGGTTTCAGGCAGAACAAAAAGAAAATGTCTTGACATATCATTTCGATGACAGTATCCCGATAATAGTTCATGGAGATTCCGTCAGGCTCTCACAGATTCTGATCAACCTGATTGGAAATGCTATCAAATTTACAACCAGGGGAGAAATCAGCCTCCATATGAAGTTGGTCTCAAAGGCTTCATCTAAGGCGAAAATCGAGTTTTTAATTAAAGATAACGGTAAGGGGATCTCGAAAGAAGACCAGGAACAAATATTTGAAAATTTTGCTCAGCTTGACAGGGGTAATAATGAGTATCAGGGTACCGGACTGGGATTGTCCATAGTTAGAAAATTGGTTGAGATCTTTGATAGCAGCATAGCTTTAAATAGTGAGCCCGGTAAAGGTTCATGTTTTAGTTTCGTAGTGAATTTCGATTTTGTAGAAGGGGAAACAATGGATGATGCATTGGAAGAGCTACCTTATATTTTGGGAGCTAAAAATCGAGTGTTGATCGTTGAGGATAATAAGATCAATCAAATTGTGACCCAGAGTATTTTACAGAAAGCCAAGTTTAACTGTACCGTAGTAGGAAATGGGGAGGAAGCAGTCGATGTATTGAAGAAAGATCATTTTGATCTGGTACTGATGGATCTTAACATGCCAAAGATGAACGGGATGGAAGCCAGCAGGCTTATCCGGGAATTTAATCTTGAGGTGCCAATCATTGCCCTGACAGCTTTACAAATTGACGAGATCGAATCGAATATCTATGAACATGGTATAAATGACATTATCAATAAACCATACGATAAACATGAATTCTTCCAGATAATCATTAAGAACCTGAATAATAAAAGCATTCCTAGCTAG
- a CDS encoding aminopeptidase C, producing the protein MMYLKRSLLSVMILSSVSLSAQDDLIKSLEGNKSIKATEGFQFTPVVNLETTSVKNQGSSGTCWSYSGNSFLETEMIRMGKQPVDLAEIYTARCTYIEKAINYVRMHGNLGWGDGGELHDVVNIYKKYGALPQEVYDGLNYGTDINRFGEMQTALKGFLDGIVQNKNGKLTPNWIKAFTAALDSYLGEVPEEFEYKGKTYSPQSFAKEVVGVKADDYIEMVSYSDQPLYENVFMAVPDNWSFDTAYNVSMDDITATIDNALKKGYSVGWATDVSEKYFSWKNGIAYLPETDYSQMSSDERQAMFSGPKQEMKATPEMRQQAFDDYTTTDDHAMQIVGIVKDQNEKEYYIVKNSWGISNDYNGYLYVTKEFVKYKTTALMLHKDGVPKNILKS; encoded by the coding sequence ATGATGTATTTAAAAAGATCTCTGCTATCGGTAATGATACTTTCGTCTGTATCGTTATCTGCACAAGATGATTTAATTAAATCTTTAGAAGGAAATAAAAGTATAAAAGCAACTGAAGGATTTCAGTTTACTCCGGTTGTAAACCTGGAAACCACCTCTGTTAAGAATCAGGGAAGCAGTGGTACCTGCTGGAGTTATTCTGGAAATTCTTTTTTGGAAACCGAAATGATCAGAATGGGTAAGCAACCTGTCGATCTTGCTGAAATCTATACTGCAAGGTGTACCTACATCGAGAAAGCAATTAATTATGTACGGATGCACGGTAATTTAGGTTGGGGAGATGGCGGAGAACTCCACGATGTGGTTAATATATATAAAAAGTACGGAGCGTTGCCACAGGAAGTTTATGACGGTTTAAACTATGGAACGGACATAAATAGGTTTGGAGAAATGCAAACAGCCCTTAAAGGCTTCTTAGATGGCATTGTTCAAAATAAGAACGGAAAATTAACACCGAACTGGATAAAGGCTTTTACAGCTGCCTTGGATAGTTATCTGGGAGAAGTTCCGGAAGAGTTTGAGTACAAAGGAAAAACCTATAGTCCTCAGTCCTTCGCTAAAGAAGTCGTAGGGGTAAAAGCAGATGACTATATCGAGATGGTTTCATATTCAGACCAGCCATTGTATGAGAATGTATTTATGGCAGTACCTGATAACTGGAGCTTTGATACTGCATATAATGTCAGTATGGATGATATTACTGCCACTATAGACAATGCATTAAAGAAAGGATATAGTGTAGGATGGGCAACCGATGTAAGCGAAAAGTACTTTAGCTGGAAAAACGGAATTGCCTATTTGCCGGAAACCGATTATAGCCAAATGTCTTCTGATGAGCGACAAGCCATGTTTTCGGGGCCTAAACAGGAAATGAAAGCAACCCCCGAAATGCGACAGCAAGCTTTTGACGACTATACTACTACCGACGATCATGCCATGCAGATAGTTGGTATAGTAAAAGACCAGAACGAAAAAGAGTATTATATCGTTAAAAACTCCTGGGGTATAAGTAATGATTATAACGGCTATTTATATGTAACCAAAGAATTTGTTAAGTATAAGACTACCGCCCTTATGTTACATAAGGACGGAGTGCCGAAAAATATTTTAAAGAGCTAA
- the aceA gene encoding isocitrate lyase: MKTEQKIQQLVTEWTTNPRWSGIERPYTAQEVINLKGSYQIEHSIAKRGSEVLWKKLNSQDWVAGLGALTGNQAIQEVEAGLEAIYLSGWQVAADANLAGEMYPDQSLYPVNSVPMVVKRINKALLRADQIQVVNNIQDKKDYLVPIVADAEAGFGGNLNAFELMKAMIEAGASGVHFEDQLSSAKKCGHLGGKVLVPTKEAIDKLIAARLAADVMGVPTIIIARTDANAATLLTSDVDERDRKFITGERSTEGFFYVKNGLEQGIDRGLSYAPYADLLWLETSTPDINEARKFAEAIHEKYPGKLLAYNCSPSFNWASKLSVPEMETFREELASLGFKFQFITLAGFHALNTSMFELSAAYKERGMAGYSELQEREFSLQKSGFRAVKHQSFVGTTYFDAIQNTITSGNVSTVAMKGSTEAQQF; encoded by the coding sequence ATGAAAACAGAACAAAAAATTCAGCAACTGGTAACCGAATGGACGACCAATCCCAGATGGAGCGGAATTGAACGGCCATATACAGCTCAAGAAGTGATAAACCTTAAGGGGTCTTATCAGATCGAACATAGTATTGCTAAAAGAGGTTCGGAAGTTTTATGGAAAAAGCTGAATTCACAAGACTGGGTTGCCGGTTTGGGGGCTCTGACAGGCAATCAGGCTATTCAGGAAGTTGAAGCCGGACTGGAAGCTATTTATTTAAGTGGGTGGCAGGTAGCAGCAGATGCCAACCTTGCAGGAGAGATGTATCCTGACCAGTCATTATATCCGGTTAATAGTGTGCCGATGGTTGTAAAGAGGATAAATAAAGCCCTGCTACGAGCCGATCAGATACAAGTGGTTAATAATATACAAGACAAAAAAGATTATTTAGTACCTATTGTGGCTGATGCAGAGGCCGGTTTCGGGGGGAACCTGAATGCATTTGAGCTTATGAAGGCAATGATAGAGGCCGGTGCATCCGGAGTACATTTTGAAGATCAATTGTCTTCCGCCAAAAAATGCGGACATTTAGGAGGGAAAGTGCTTGTTCCCACAAAAGAAGCTATCGATAAATTAATTGCAGCCCGGCTTGCTGCTGATGTAATGGGGGTACCTACAATAATTATTGCACGGACCGACGCTAATGCAGCTACTTTGTTAACCAGTGATGTAGACGAAAGAGACAGAAAATTTATAACAGGAGAAAGGAGTACAGAGGGGTTCTTTTACGTAAAAAATGGACTGGAACAGGGAATAGACAGAGGGTTGAGCTATGCTCCGTATGCGGATTTACTATGGTTGGAAACATCAACCCCGGATATAAATGAGGCTAGAAAATTTGCAGAAGCAATACATGAAAAGTACCCAGGAAAACTATTAGCTTACAACTGTTCACCATCTTTTAACTGGGCTTCAAAATTAAGTGTTCCGGAAATGGAGACCTTTAGGGAAGAGCTGGCCTCTTTAGGATTTAAATTTCAATTTATTACACTTGCCGGGTTTCATGCCTTAAACACAAGTATGTTTGAATTGTCTGCCGCTTATAAAGAAAGAGGAATGGCCGGGTATTCAGAATTACAGGAAAGAGAGTTCAGCCTGCAAAAAAGCGGATTCAGGGCTGTGAAGCATCAAAGTTTTGTAGGAACAACCTATTTCGATGCTATTCAAAATACGATAACCTCAGGGAACGTTTCGACAGTAGCAATGAAAGGTTCAACTGAAGCTCAACAATTTTAA